Proteins encoded within one genomic window of Anopheles gambiae chromosome 3, idAnoGambNW_F1_1, whole genome shotgun sequence:
- the LOC1271399 gene encoding E3 ubiquitin-protein ligase Ufd4 isoform X2, translating into MGDVDPETLLEWLSMGQGDERDMQLIALEQLCMLLLMSDNVDRCFESCPPRTFLPALCKIFLDELAPENVLEVTARAITYYLDVSSECTRRIVAIDGAIRAICNRLEVADLESRTSRDLAEQCIKVLELICTREAGAVFEGGGLSCVLAFIRDSGSQIHKDTLHSAMAVVSRLCTKVEPSGANVQTCVESLSTLLQHEDPLVADGALKCFASVADRFTRKGVDPAPLAEYGLVRELLQRLSNAAGGPQISSSGGGGSAAISSSLGTNSSTHPESSPSAAQLSSSAPKSAQGAMEAGRSSQSIATTISLLSTLCRGSPSITHDLLRSNLLEAMERAFKGDERCVLDCMRLADLILLLLFEGRQALGRVGGSQGQLAPRVRRADSSTERTHRQLIDCIRSKDTEALIESIESGGIDVNCMDDVGQTLLNWASAFGTLEMVEFLCDKGADVNKGQRSSSLHYAACFGRPGIAKVLLKHGANPDLRDEDGKTPLDKARERPDEGHREVASILQSPGEWMMAATRSDVKCGDSGDETGGAGGVGEPRGDPEMAPVYLKFFLPTFCKTFQSTMLASVRRSSLGLIKKMIQYVQPEVLSKLCSSEGLQSYEQSLGTLLVEVIASVLDNEISYSWPPLSQPSAALPAYLPPLPPPPPPILTVARHSSSSVSHSLLTKHSCAERLSKFVQAKRQRRNSSSYIIPPPPPLLPLTPPPRGTTSARANDSDEDADDEWAGAAAGSKSNNNSSDRTTTTNPRNRTQSNWSDLSIADDEDGHLVVLTIVQELMSKTQNDFLDHFARLGVYTKVQALMGEPSFDGSDNNDVIKSTSDDAKSAAAAACSSTDASGVVTVTPGAPTVTTASGGTASAAVAVEDAKEILHGKAYHWHDWSICRGRDCLYVWSDSAALELSNGSNGWFRFILDGKLATMYSSGSPENGSDSTGREKVSSDPNVPNEENRGEFLEKLQRARAAVRQGTVSQPILSAPSLARIAVGNWVLQSQKEHQLHINNSEGHQVTILQDELPGFIFESNRGTKHTFTAETTLGPDFAAGWINTKKKKMRCKAEAQKYQLHKLARDLYNRYFKAAQAIPRGAVAKLSKIVHQIEIALEEQQSTSKAALISSTTQQITPPSAGVSWQEKLYNALTELVHLLNEDGVISAYEMYSSGLVQALVAVLSPNYWDLGMNRTKANKYQKQRLSIFKKCMYGGELKTGKNTAAILVQKLVAVLESIEKLPVYMYDSPGGSYGLQILTKKLSFRLERAACEQTLFDRTGRNLKMEPLATVGHLNKYLLKMVAKQWYDMERSSFLYLRKMKEAKSGTMQFRHRHDFDENGLIYYIGTNGRTLEWVNPAQYGLVTVTSSEGKQLPYGKLEDILSRDSVSVNCHTKDNKKSWFAIDLGIFILPTAYTLRHARGYGRSALRNWLFQMSKDGVSWVTLLTHTDDKSLAEPGSTCTWPIDCPADEQQGYRHVRIHQNGRNASGQTHYLSLSGFEIYGKVMSVCEDMDKTAAKENEAKLRKERRQIRSQLKYITDGARVVRGVDWHWDDQDGSPPGEGTVIAEIHNGWIDVKWDHGMRNSYRMGAEGKYDLKLANVDGLMAGGYDLHSSGISVTTAGGGANNNQFASTANVQCELADGGSTASGKKKVYDKSLNVLTSRKSSSTPSLPDATTENRSSVASTEQATSADNLSWKQAVEVITENVLSSARSDLATVGSGGSSNDLSSSVVTSSTATTGNNQEVSVTVHSSLSERGNNIPDLSQINSSTSMLVSDLATITENLSLSDGSAKQSGTATASSAGGQQFVSNISGTGVPVLMGSSSSSSSSSSTEENNKTNNINETNNKINLTSGSGASSVASGSSASSGKAGLSYLQTRLDMMGKMREGVDMLRNNTNNFLSSELLTQSNLLSSVKIAFPPIPPANATTGSSSSTTATTIPGSASYGSSIFVASTSTGTNPAASSGTGAKTPTDKFDVKFNNTATANTFKKVLNEAKQIGAEQPPAPPAPASSMGGRDATNNLKNNIVVVGSTETTVLGGGGGGGSSQDDPNAMDCLMGSVSGSDGVNVVPVVAPSPNSMSVSVPNLTSSGTGANNHSHNASHRTSSHHHHHHNHPDSASQTLANDAQPPPPGLLETFAAIARRRTSGSGSNSNSNANNNNENNNAASHPSSSSSSSSQQTTAAVPINNQLISSGAGALVGGGGGGVLQNNSNFFPRGPNSVTSLVKLALSSHTGLLSTAQSYPSLFSSSSNNNAAAGQGAGNNNNANNMVGVGQVNPLNPALTMSLTSTSSDSEQVSLEDFLEQCRAPTLLGDLEDDEDIEDENDDDENEDEYEEVGNTLLQVMVSRNLLSFMEERTFENRLPTAGKRKSWDDEFVLKRQFSALIPAFDPRPGKTNVNQTSDLDIPAPGSNSATDPTEQPQSSSSGRGALPEPGSGQSSTAISSLPQPTLSLILRGPNINGVNDVEVDLTQSDWTIFRAVQELMLQTTMPKQDKFRKIWQPTYTIIYREASPGSSSSLLGGGGKEDFSSGEEGRATPIISMYSQRSHGSTLSPSSPVPGTPSLSGGGGAGGTGASSGGALSSAPGTGGNQQQQQQYCSVEDVLQLLSQLNSINQSLAATPTNNDKNLMPDVESHYLSPDVFMSKKITNKLQQQIQDPLVLSSGSLPKWCEEYNQTCPFLFPFETRQLYFSCTAFGASRSIVWLQSQRDVSLERQRAPGLSPRHADQQEFRVGRLKHERVKVPRGENLLDWAQQVMKVHCNRKSVLEVEFVGEEGTGLGPTLEFYALVAAELQRSDLGMWLCDDEEPKLIEDEIDLGEGSKPVGYYVRRSTGLFPAPLPQDSDISEDVSGYFWFLGVFLAKVLQDNRLVDLPLSNSFLQLLSHSRSMARGATSQTGSLLGKSGVSDDIMMSSILSEDSDRDRDLLVDSYQSKMAMASDGAWYDGILTQENLQEIDPIRYQFLRELQELVQQKQAIEQNDALSSEEKLQQISELKLNTKTGCVALEDLALTFTYLPSSRNYGYASADLLPNGANIDVTINNVEEYCNLTVAFCLQEGIAKQLAAFHRGFCEVFALNKLAAFTPDEIRKMLCGEQNPEWTREDIMTYTEPKLGYTKESPGFLRFVNVLMGMNGSERKAFLQFTTGCSSLPPGGLANLHPRLTVVRKVDAGEGSYPSVNTCVHYLKLPDYPNEQILRERLLTATKEKGFHLN; encoded by the exons aTGGGAGACGTCGATCCTGAAACACTTTTAGAATGGCTCTCGATGGGTCAGGGCGACGAGCGCGACATGCAGCTGATTGCGCTGGAGCAACTCTGCATGCTGCTGCTCATGTCCGACAATGTAGATAGATGTTTTGAAAG CTGTCCACCGCGAACGTTCCTGCCCGCGCTGTGTAAAATATTTCTCGACGAGCTGGCGCCGGAGAATGTGCTCGAGGTGACGGCCCGCGCCATCACGTACTATCTGGACGTGTCGTCGGAGTGTACGCGCCGGATCGTCGCCATCGATGGGGCGATCCGAGCGATCTGCAACCGGCTCGAGGTGGCCGACCTCGAGAGCCGCACGAGCCGCGACCTGGCCGAACAGTGCATCAAGGTGCTGGAGCTGATCTGTACGCGGGAGGCGGGCGCCGTGTTCGAGGGCGGCGGTCTCAGCTGTGTGCTCGCGTTCATCCGCGACAGCGGCTCGCAGATCCACAAGGACACGCTGCACTCGGCGATGGCGGTGGTGTCGCGGCTCTGCACGAAGGTGGAACCGTCGGGCGCGAACGTGCAGACGTGCGTGGAGAGCCTGAGcacgctgctgcagcacgAGGATCCGCTCGTGGCGGACGGGGCGCTCAAGTGCTTCGCCTCGGTGGCGGATCGGTTCACGCGCAAGGGCGTGGATCCGGCCCCGCTCGCCGAGTACGGGCTGGTGCGGGAGCTGCTCCAGCGGCTGAGTAATGCCGCCGGCGGGCCACAGATTTCATcgagcggtggcggtggcagtgCGGCGATCTCCTCCAGCCTGGGAACAAACTCCTCCACGCACCCGGAATCATCGCCGTCCGCGGCGCAGCTGTCGTCGTCGGCGCCCAAGTCAGCGCAGGGCGCGATGGAGGCGGGCCGATCGAGCCAATCGATCGCGACCACGATCTCGCTGCTGTCGACCCTGTGCCGCGGCTCGCCCTCGATCACGCACGATCTGCTCCGGTCCAATCTGCTCGAGGCGATGGAGCGCGCGTTCAAGGGCGACGAGCGGTGCGTGCTGGACTGCATGCGGCTGGCTGACCtgattctgctgctgctgttcgaggGCCGGCAGGCACTGGGGCGGGTCGGCGGTTCGCAGGGTCAGCTAGCGCCGCGCGTTCGGCGGGCCGATTCCAGCACGGAGCGCACGCACCGGCAGCTGATCGACTGCATCCGCAGCAAGGACACGGAGGCGCTGATCGAATCGATCGAGTCGGGCGGCATCGACGTGAACTGTATGGACGACGTCGGGCAGACGCTGCTGAACTGGGCGTCCGCCTTCGGGACGCTCGAGATGGTGGAGTTTCTGTGCGATAAGGGCGCGGACGTGAACAAGGGCCAGCGCAGCTCGTCGTTGCACTACGCCGCGTGCTTTGGGCGGCCGGGCATTGCCAAGGTGCTGCTCAAGCACGGTGCCAATCCGGATCTGCGCGACGAGGACGGCAAAACGCCACTGGACAAGGCGCGCGAACGGCCGGACGAGGGCCACCGGGAGGTGGCCTCGATCCTGCAGTCGCCCGGCGAGTGGATGATGGCGGCAACCCGGTCGGACGTAAAGTGCGGCGACAGTGGAGATGAGACgggcggtgctggtggtgtcgGGGAACCGCGGGGCGATCCGGAGATGGCGCCGGTGTATCTCAAGTTTTTCCTACCGACATTCTGCAAAACTTTCCAAAGCACAATGCTTGCTAGCGTGCGTAGATCTAGCCTAG GACTTATCAAGAAAATGATCCAGTATGTACAGCCGGAGGTCCTCTCGAAGCTCTGCTCCTCCGAGGGTCTGCAAAGTTACGAGCAAAGCTTAGGCACGCTTCTAGTCGAAGTCATCGCAAGCGTGCTGGACAATGAG ATTAGCTACAGCTGGCCACCGTTGAGCCAACCCTCCGCCGCGTTGCCGGCGTACCTTCCACCCCTTcctccgccgccaccgccgatcCTAACCGTCGCGCGCCATAGTTCTAGTAGCGTTAGCCATAGTCTCCTAACCAAGCACAGCTGCGCCGAGCGGTTGAGCAAGTTTGTGCAGGCCAAGCGACAGCGGCGCAATTCTAGCAGCTACATAataccgccgccgccaccgctgcTACCGTTGACACCGCCACCACGCGGCACCACCTCGGCAAGGGCAAACGACTCGGACGAGGACGCGGATGATGAGTGGGCCGGGGCCGCCGCCGGTTCGAAAAGCAATAACAATAGTAGcgaccgcaccaccaccaccaatccTCGCAATCGCACCCAAAGCAATTGGTCAGATCTTAGCATTGCG GATGACGAGGATGGCCATCTGGTGGTGCTTACGATCGTGCAGGAGCTGATGTCGAAAACGCAAAACGATTTCCTCGACCATTTCGCGCGGCTGGGCGTCTACACCAAGGTGCAAGCGCTGATGGGCGAGCCTAGCTTCGATGGTAGCGACAATAACGATGTAATTAAATCGACATCGGACGACGCAAaatcagcagctgcagcagcatgcTCCTCTACGGATGCCTCCGGTGTAGTGACGGTAACGCCGGGCGCTCCAACAGTAACTACTGCGTCCGGTGGCACCGCCAGTGCTGCGGTCGCCGTAGAGGACGCGAAGGAGATACTGCACGGCAAGGCGTACCATTGGCACGACTGGAGCATCTGCCGCGGGCGGGACTGTCTGTACGTGTGGTCGGATTCGGCGGCACTGGAGCTGTCGAATGGATCGAACGGATGGTTCCGGTTCATACTGGACGGTAAACTGGCCACGATGTACTCGAGCGGCAGTCCAGAGAACGGTAGCGATAGTACGG GCAGGGAAAAGGTCTCCTCCGATCCGAACGTGCCTAATGAAG AAAATCGTGGCGAATTTCTGGAAAAGCTACAGCGCGCCCGAGCCGCCGTACGGCAGGGCACCGTATCGCAGCCCATCCTGTCGGCCCCGAGCCTGGCACGCATCGCCGTGGGCAACTGGGTGCTGCAGAGCCAGAAGGAGCATCAGCTACATATCAACAATTCCGAGGGCCATCAGGTGACGATACTGCAGGACGAGCTGCCCGGGTTCATCTTCGAGAGCAACCGGGGCACGAAGCATACGTTCACCGCGGAGACGACGCTGGGACCGGACTTTGCGGCCGGTTGGATCaacacgaagaagaagaagatgcgcTGCAAGGCCGAGGCCCAAAAGTATCAG CTGCACAAGTTGGCTCGCGACCTGTACAACCGATATTTCAAGGCGGCCCAGGCCATACCGCGTGGTGCCGTTGCAAAACTGTCCAAGATTGTGCATCAGATCGAGATAGCCCTGGAGGAGCAGCAGTCCACGTCGAAGGCCGCGCTCATTTCCAGCACGACACAGCAAATTACACCACCATCGGCCGGCGTAAGCTGGCAGGAGAAGCTGTACAACGCGCTGACCGAGCTGGTGCACCTGCTGAACGAGGACGGCGTGATCAGTGCGTACGAGATGTACAGCTCTGGGTTGGTGCAAGCGCTTGTCGCCGTCCTTTCGCCCAACTACTGGGACCTGGGCATGAACCGCACCAAAGCGAACAAGTACCAGAAGCAGCGGCTTTCGATCTTCAAGAAGTGCATGTACGGTGGGGAGCTGAAAACGGGCAAAAACACGGCCGCCATACTGGTGCAGAAGCTGGTGGCGGTGCTGGAAAGCATCGAAAAGCTGCCGGTCTACATGTACGATTCGCCCGGCGGTAGCTACGGGCTGCAGATACTGACCAAGAAGCTTAGCTTCCGGCTCGAGCGGGCGGCCTGCGAGCAGACGCTGTTCGATCGGACCGGGCGCAACCTGAAGATGGAACCGCTCGCGACCGTTGGCCACCTGAACAAGTATCTGCTGAAGATGGTCGCCAAGCAGTGGTACGATATGGAGCGCTCGTCCTTTCTGTACCTGCGCAAGATGAAGGAAGCGAAGTCGGGCACGATGCAGTTCCGCCATCGGCACGATTTCGACGAGAACGGGCTGATCTACTACATTGGCACGAACGGGCGCACGCTGGAGTGGGTCAATCCGGCCCAGTACGGGCTGGTAACGGTGACGAGCAGCGAGGGCAAGCAGCTACCGTACGGCAAGCTGGAGGACATTCTTTCCCGCGACAGCGTGAGTGTCAACTGCCACACGAAGGACAACAAAAAGTCGTGGTTCGCGATCGATCTGGGCATCTTCATCCTGCCGACGGCGTACACGCTGCGGCACGCGCGCGGCTACGGCCGGTCGGCCCTGCGCAACTGGCTGTTCCAGATGTCGAAGGATGGCGTCAGCTGGGTCacgctgctcacacacacggacgACAAAAGTTTGGCCGAGCCGGGCAGCACCTGCACCTGGCCGATCGATTGCCCGGCGGACGAGCAGCAGGGCTACCGGCACGTGCGCATCCACCAGAACGGGCGCAACGCGTCCGGCCAAACGCACTACCTTAGCCTGAGCGGGTTTGAAATCTACGGCAAGGTGATGTCGGTGTGCGAGGACATGGACAAAACAGCGGCGAAGGAGAACGAAGCGAAGCTGCGCAAAGAGCGCCGCCAGATCCGTTCGCAGCTCAAGTACATTACGGACGGGGCGCGGGTGGTGCGCGGTGTCGACTGGCACTGGGACGATCAGGACGGCAGTCCGCCGGGCGAGGGCACGGTGATTGCGGAGATACACAACGGTTGGATCGATGTGAAGTGGGACCACGGCATGCGCAACTCGTACCGCATGGGCGCGGAGGGCAAGTACGATCTGAAGCTGGCCAACGTGGACGGTTTGATGGCGGGTGGGTACGATCTGCACAGCAGTGGCATCTCCGTTACGACGGCGGGGGGTGGAGCTAATAACAATCAGTTCGCCTCCACGGCCAACGTTCAGTGTGAGCTGGCGGATGGTGGTAGTACCGCGTCGGGCAAGAAGAAGGTTTACGACAAATCGCTGAACGTGCTAACGAGCCGTAAATCGAGCTCGACCCCAAGTTTGCCGGATGCGACGACCGAAAACCGATCTTCTGTGGCTTCAACGGAGCAGGCGACGTCGGCCGATAATCTGTCCTGGAAGCAGGCGGTTGAGGTGATCACGGAGAATGTGCTGTCATCGGCTCGTTCCGATCTGGCGACCGTTGGCAGTGGAGGAAGCAGTAACGATCTTTCTTCTTCGGTCGTTACCTCCAGCACGGCAACCACGGGGAACAATCAGGAAGTGTCCGTCACGGTACACTCATCGCTGAGCGAGCGGGGCAACAATATTCCCGATCTGTCGCAAATCAACAGCAGCACCTCCATGTTGGTGTCCGATCTGGCCACCATCACGGAGAATCTATCCCTCTCGGATGGTTCGGCGAAGCAAAGCGGTACCGCCACCGCTTCCTCGGCCGGTGGGCAGCAGTTTGTGAGCAACATCAGCGGCACGGGCGTTCCCGTGCTGATGGGTTCGTCCTCCtcttcgtcctcctcctcctcgacggaggaaaacaacaaaacgaacaacatCAACGAGACGAACAACAAGATCAATCTAACGAGCGGCAGCGGCGCGAGCAGTGTCGCTAGCGGTAGCAGCGCCTCGAGCGGCAAGGCCGGCCTGTCCTACCTGCAGACGCGCCTCGACATGATGGGCAAGATGCGCGAGGGCGTCGACATGCTGCGCAACAACACGAACAATTTCCTATCCTCCGAGCTGCTCACGCAGTCGAACTTGCTTTCCTCCGTCAAGATTGCGTTCCCGCCGATTCCGCCGGCCAACGCCAcgacgggcagcagcagcagcacgaccgccaccaccatcccCGGCAGCGCATCGTACGGCAGCAGCATCTTCGTGGCAAGCACCAGCACTGGCACAAACCCGGCGGCGTCCTCCGGAACGGGCGCCAAGACCCCGACGGACAAGTTTGACGTGAAGTTCAACAACACCGCCACCGCGAACACGTTCAAGAAGGTGCTGAACGAGGCGAAGCAAATCGGGGCGGAACAGCCACccgcaccaccagcaccggcCTCGTCGATGGGCGGCCGCGATGCGACGAACAATCTGAAGAACAACATCGTCGTGGTCGGTTCGACGGAAACGACGGtgctgggtggtggtggcggtggcggttcGTCGCAGGACGATCCGAACGCGATGGACTGTCTGATGGGGTCCGTTTCCGGCAGCGATGGAGTGAATGTGGTCCCCGTAGTGGCACCCTCGCCGAACTCGATGAGCGTCAGCGTGCCGAACCTGACGAGCAGCGGCACTGGAGCGAACAATCATTCACACAACGCGTCCCATCGCACGTCctcccaccatcaccatcatcataatcatccgGACAGTGCGTCCCAAACGCTGGCGAACGACGCGCAACCGCCCCCGCCGGGGCTGCTGGAAACGTTCGCGGCCATCGCACGGCGCCGCACGTCCGGCAGTGGCTCGAACTCCAACAGCaacgccaacaacaacaatgaaaacaacaacgctgcaTCGCATCcttcctcctcatcctcctcctcgtcgcaGCAGACGACGGCGGCGGTTCCGATCAACAATCAGCTGATTAGCAGCGGAGCAGGAGCGCTGGtgggtggaggtggtggtggtgtgctgcaGAACAACAGCAACTTTTTCCCCCGTGGACCAAACTCGGTGACCAGCCTGGTGAAGCTGGCACTGTCCAGCCACACCGGGCTGCTCAGCACGGCCCAAAGCTACCCGAGCCTGTTCAGCTCGTCGTCGAACAACAATGCTGCGGCCGGACAGGGTGCCGGgaataacaacaacgccaACAACATGGTCGGCGTGGGACAGGTGAACCCGCTGAACCCCGCCCTCACCATGAGCCTGACGTCGACGTCGAGCGATAGCGAGCAGGTGTCGCTGGAGGACTTCCTGGAGCAGTGCCGAGCGCCGACGCTGCTGGGCGACCTGGAAGACGACGAAGACATCGAGGACGagaacgacgacgatgagAACGAGGACGAGTACGAGGAGGTGGGCAACACGCTGCTGCAGGTGATGGTTTCGCGCAATCTGCTCTCCTTCATGGAGGAGCGCACGTTCGAGAATCGGCTGCCGACGGCCGGCAAGCGCAAATCCTGGGACGATGAGTTTGTGCTGAAGCGCCAATTCTCCGCCCTGATACCGGCGTTCGATCCCCGGCCGGGCAAGACCAACGTGAACCAGACGAGCGATCTGGATATTCCTGCGCCGGGCAGCAACAGCGCGACCGATCCAACGGAGCAACCGCAGTCGTCTTCGTCGGGCAGGGGAGCGCTGCCGGAACCGGGCAGCGGCCAGTCGTCGACGGCGATCTCTTCGCTGCCGCAGCCGACCCTGTCGCTGATACTGCGCGGCCCAAACATTAACGGCGTGAACGACGTGGAGGTTGACCTGACGCAGTCCGACTGGACGATCTTCCGGGCGGTGCAGGAGCTGATGCTGCAGACGACGATGCCGAAGCAGGACAAGTTCCGCAAGATCTGGCAGCCAACGTACACGATCATCTACCGGGAGGCTAGTCCGGGCTCGTCCTCGTCGCTGTTGGGTGGCGGTGGAAAGGAAGACTTTAGCAGCGGAGAGGAAGGCCGTGCTACGCCGATCATTTCGATGTACTCGCAGCGCAGCCACGGGTCGACGCTGTCACCGAGCTCTCCGGTCCCGGGCACACCGTCCCtttccggtggtggtggtgctggtggtacgGGAGCCTCAAGTGGTGGCGCACTGTCCTCCGCCCCGGGAACGGGcggcaaccagcagcagcagcagcaatactGCTCGGTCGAGGACGTACTGCAGCTGCTCTCGCAGCTCAACAGCATCAACCAGTCGCTGGCGGCGACGCCGACCAACAACGACAAGAACCTGATGCCGGACGTGGAGTCGCACTACCTCAGTCCGGACGTGTTCATGAGCAAGAAGATCACGAacaagctgcagcagcagatccAGGACCCGCTCGTCCTGTCCAGCGGCAGCCTGCCCAAGTGGTGCGAGGAGTACAACCAGACCTGCCCGTTCCTGTTCCCGTTCGAGACGCGCCAGCTGTACTTCAGCTGCACCGCGTTCGGCGCCTCGCGCAGCATCGTCTGGCTGCAGTCGCAGCGCGACGTCAGCCTGGAGCGGCAGCGCGCACCGGGCCTGAGCCCGCGGCACGCCGACCAGCAAGAGTTCCGCGTCGGCCGGCTGAAGCACGAGCGCGTGAAGGTGCCGCGCGGCGAGAACCTGCTCGACTGGGCGCAACAGGTGATGAAGGTGCACTGCAACCGCAAGTCCGTGCTGGAGGTGGAATTCGTCGGTGAGGAGGGCACGGGGCTGGGACCGACGCTCGAGTTTTACGCGCTCGTCGCGGCGGAACTGCAGCGCAGCGATCTCGGCATGTGGCTGTGCGACGACGAGGAACCGAAGCTGATCGAGGACGAGATCGATCTCGGCGAGGGCAGCAAACCGGTCGGGTACTATGTGCGCCGATCGACCGGTCTCTTCCCCGCCCCGCTCCCCCAGGACTCGGACATTAGCGAGGACGTGTCGGGCTACTTCTGGTTCCTGGGCGTGTTTTTGGCCAAGGTGCTTCAGGACAACCGGCTGGTGGATTTGCCCCTGTCGAACAGCTTCCTGCAGCTGCTCAGCCACAGCCGTTCGATGGCGCGTGGTGCGACCAGCCAGACCGGCTCGCTGCTGGGCAAATCGGGCGTCAGCGATGACATCATGATGTCGTCCATCCTGTCGGAGGACAGTGATCGCGACCGGGACCTCCTGGTCGACTCGTACCAATCCAAGATGGCGATGGCAAGCGATGGCGCCTGGTACGATGGCATACTGACGCAGGAAAATCTGCAGGAAATCGACCCGATCCGGTACCAGTTCCTGCGCGAGCTGCAGgagctggtgcagcagaaGCAAGCGATCGAGCAGAACGACGCGCTCAGCTCGGAGGAGAAGCTGCAGCAGATCAGCGAGTTGAAGCTAAACACCAAAACGGGCTGTGTGGCGCTGGAGGATCTGGCGCTTACCTTTACCTACCTGCCGAGCTCGCGCAACTACGGGTACGCGTCGGCCGACCTGCTCCCGAACGGGGCGAACATCGACGTGACGATCAACAACGTGGAGGAGTACTGCAATCTGACCGTGGCGTTCTGCCTGCAGGAGGGCATCGCGAAGCAGCTGGCCGCGTTCCATCGCGGCTTTTGCGAGGTGTTTGCGCTGAACAAGCTGGCCGCGTTCACGCCGGACGAGATCCGGAAGATGCTGTGCGGCGAGCAGAACCCGGAGTGGACGCGCGAAGACATCATGACCTACACGGAACCGAAGCTCGGCTACACCAAGGAAAG CCCCGGTTTCCTGCGCTTCGTCAACGTGTTGATGGGCATGAATGGGTCGGAAAGGAAAGCGTTCCTTCAGTTTACGACCGGCTGCAGCAGTCTGCCACCTGGCGGGCTGGCCAATCTACACCCACGGCTGACGGTCGTGCGCAAGGTGGACGCGGGCGAGGGTTCGTACCCGTCGGTCAACACGTGCGTCCACTACCTGAAGCTGCCCGACTACCCGAACGAGCAGATACTGCGCGAGCGGCTGCTGACGGCCACCAAGGAGAAAGGGTTCCATCTGAACTAA